Proteins co-encoded in one Gouania willdenowi chromosome 1, fGouWil2.1, whole genome shotgun sequence genomic window:
- the fgfbp1b gene encoding fibroblast growth factor-binding protein 1 gives MQWFLSVAPWLLLAFLGQHVSLSLGGGGADSSASLSILAQRSSAKVSGRGKFSINAKMQCTWSSRDTGESVKIRVKCENPEARVIGGVTDMECDYNGTPRQCPGFMSNPRGFWKQVSRSFRKLKGKTCKDQRALVRAGMCKRAPRGAHFKLDIYSSVSSGQSGGGDTFIPPRASTSTSAPPGTNCSSSRGKHQKTAEEHCSSQWTSVCAFLLSILQSDDC, from the coding sequence ATGCAGTGGTTCTTATCTGTGGCCCCTTGGCTCCTGTTGGCTTTCCTTGGACAGCACGTCTCCCTCTCCCTCGGGGGTGGAGGGGCGGACAGCAGCGCGTCCCTGTCCATTCTGGCTCAAAGAAGCTCGGCTAAAGTTTCAGGCCGTGGGAAGTTTTCCATCAATGCCAAGATGCAGTGCACCTGGAGTTCAAGAGACACCGGGGAATCCGTCAAAATCCGCGTCAAATGTGAGAACCCGGAGGCGCGCGTTATAGGCGGAGTGACCGACATGGAGTGTGACTACAACGGAACACCTCGACAGTGTCCCGGCTTCATGTCCAACCCGCGAGGCTTCTGGAAGCAGGTGAGCCGCTCGTTCAGGAAGCTGAAGGGTAAAACGTGCAAGGACCAGCGCGCTCTGGTGCGCGCCGGGATGTGCAAACGCGCGCCACGGGGAGCGCACTTCAAGCTGGACATCTACAGTTCTGTGTCGTCCGGTCAGTCCGGGGGCGGGGACACCTTCATCCCACCACGCGCATCCACGTCCACATCAGCGCCTCCAGGCACCAACTGTTCGTCCTCCAGGGGAAAGCACCAGAAAACGGCCGAGGAGCACTGCAGCAGCCAGTGGACCAGTGTGTGCGCCTTCCTGCTCTCCATCCTGCAGAGCGACGACTGTTAG